The proteins below are encoded in one region of Telopea speciosissima isolate NSW1024214 ecotype Mountain lineage chromosome 10, Tspe_v1, whole genome shotgun sequence:
- the LOC122641365 gene encoding villin-2-like translates to MVVSTYICCTQFQWVCVTFSFKIYITHKYRFPVKLQAHGNSFAKKLFLLFGASHSSENQDRSNRSNQEGPTQRASALAALNSAFNPFSATKPAASASRPLGASQGSQRAAAVAALSNVLTAEQKKKLSSDASAAQGARSPPTNTISAEVKSVDDNSEVDAQEESPVKETEEGRTSSVSESNGEESEVKQKIQQEAPQDENGSATYSYDQVNTKSTNPVSGIDFKKRESYLSDEEFETVLEMTKEAFYRQPKWKQNMLKKKVFLF, encoded by the exons ATGGTAGTTTCTACATATATATGTTGCACTCAATTTCAGTGGGTTTGTGTCACTTTTTcgtttaaaatatatattacaCATAAATATCGATTTCCTGTGAAACTGCAGGCTCATGGAAACTCATTTGCCAAGAAACTGTTTTTGCTTTTTGGTGCATCGCATTCATCAGAG AATCAAGATAGGTCAAACAGATCAAATCAAGAAGGGCCAACTCAAAGAGCTTCAGCTTTAGCTGCACTGAACTCTGCCTTTAATCCATTTAGTGCAACCAAACCTGCAGCTTCAGCTTCCAGGCCACTGGGTGCAAGCCAAGGATCACAGAGAGCAGCTGCTGTAGCTGCTCTTTCAAATGTTCTAACTGCtgaacagaagaagaagctctccTCTGATGCATCTGCTGCTCAAGGCGCTAGAAGCCCCCCAACAAACACAATTTCTG CTGAGGTGAAAAGTGTAGATGATAATTCTGAGGTCGACGCTCAAGAAGAATCTCCAGTGAAGGAAACAGAAGAGGGAAGAACATCATCTGTGTCAGAAAGCAATGGAGAGGAGTCAGAGGTGAAGCAAAAGATACAGCAGGAGGCACCACAGGATGAAAATGGTAGTGCGACATACAGTTATGATCAAGTGAACACCAAATCCACCAACCCTGTTAGTGGAATTGATTTTAAGAAGAGAGAG TCCTATCTGTCTGACGAGGAGTTCGAGACTGTATTGGAGATGACGAAAGAAGCATTCTACAGGCAGCCAAAGTGGAAGCAGAACATGCTGAAGAAGAAAGTCTTTCTCTTCTGA